A stretch of the Medicago truncatula cultivar Jemalong A17 chromosome 5, MtrunA17r5.0-ANR, whole genome shotgun sequence genome encodes the following:
- the LOC11433640 gene encoding L-type lectin-domain containing receptor kinase VIII.1 → MSQLSLSSFFFFFFTLSFFSFTFSIIASTEFDFGTLTLTSLKLLGDAHLNNGTVTLTRDLTVPFSGAGQALYSRPIRFRQPGTTTPASFTTFFSFSVTNLNPSSIGGGLAFIISPDDESLGDAGGYLGLAGNGFVAVEFDTLMDVEFKDINGNHVGVDLNSVVSSKVGDLDSIGVDLKSGDSVNAWIEFDGSNNGFNVWVSYSNLKPKDPILTMNLDMGLYLNDFMYVGFSGSTQGSTEIHRIEWWSFSSSFMTGSGGLSPPPAVSMMNTTANSARSPPPSMAPTMNSSNEERKESKKSCHNGLCKQGLGAVAGVVTAGAFVLALFAGSMIWLYSKKVKRVSRFDSLGSEIIKMPKQFSYKELKSATKCFNANRIIGHGAFGTVYKGILTENGDIIAVKRCSHSSQGKNEFLSELSIIGSLRHRNLVRLQGWCHEKGEILLVYDLMPNGSLDKALFEARTPLPWPHRRKILLGVASALAYLHQECENQVIHRDIKTSNIMLDEGFNARLGDFGLARQTEHDKSPDATVAAGTMGYLAPEYLLTGKATDKTDVFSYGAVVLEVASGRRPIEKDAAGVGKVGVSSNLVEWVWSLHREGRLLAAVDPRLEGEFDEAGMTRVLLVGLACSHPDPLARPTMRSVVQMLGGEAEVPIVPRTKPSTGLSTSHSHLLMSLQDSVSDCDGILTISTSTSENSFNGGDIV, encoded by the coding sequence ATGtctcaactttctctctcttccttcttcttcttcttcttcactcttTCATTTTTCAGCTTCACCTTCTCAATAATCGCTTCCACCGAATTCGACTTCGGAACCTTAACACTCACAAGCCTCAAACTTCTCGGCGACGCTCATCTCAACAACGGCACCGTCACACTCACACGTGACCTCACCGTTCCATTTTCCGGCGCCGGTCAAGCATTATATTCCCGTCCAATCAGATTCCGTCAACCGGGCACCACCACTCCGGCGAGCTTCaccactttcttttctttctcagtCACCAATTTGAACCCTTCTTCCATCGGCGGTGGACTTGCCTTTATAATCTCACCGGACGATGAATCTCTTGGTGACGCTGGTGGTTATCTTGGTCTTGCCGGAAATGGGTTTGTGGCGGTTGAATTTGATACCCTTATGGATGTTGAGTTTAAGGATATTAATGGGAATCATGTTGGTGTTGATCTTAATAGTGTTGTTTCTAGTAAAGTTGGTGATTTGGATTCAATTGGGGTTGATCTTAAAAGTGGTGATAGTGTCAATGCTTGGATTGAATTTGATGGATCTAATAATGGGTTTAATGTTTGGGTTTCTTATTCTAATTTGAAGCCTAAAGATCCAATTTTGACTATGAATCTTGATATGGGCTtgtatttgaatgattttatgTATGTTGGCTTTTCTGGTTCTACTCAAGGTAGTACAGAGATTCATAGGATTGAATGGTGGAGTTTTAGCTCATCTTTTATGACGGGTTCGGGTGGTTTGTCGCCTCCTCCAGCAGTTAGTATGATGAATACCACGGCGAATTCAGCAAGGTCACCGCCTCCTTCTATGGCTCCAACAATGAATTCTTCGAATGAGGAAAGAAAAGAGAGTAAGAAGAGTTGTCATAATGGGTTGTGTAAGCAGGGTTTGGGAGCTGTTGCTGGTGTTGTTACTGCTGGTGCTTTTGTTTTAGCACTTTTTGCTGGGTCTATGATTTGGTTGTATTCGAAGAAAGTGAAGCGTGTGAGTAGATTTGATTCGCTTGGATCGGAGATAATTAAAATGCCTAAGCAGTTTAGTTACAAGGAGCTTAAATCTGCTACAAAGTGTTTCAATGCTAATAGGATTATTGGTCATGGTGCATTTGGGACTGTGTATAAGGGAATTTTGACTGAGAATGGTGACATTATTGCTGTGAAGAGATGTAGTCATAGTAGTCAAGGTAAGAATGAGTTTTTATCTGAGTTGTCTATAATTGGTAGCCTTAGACATCGGAATCTTGTAAGACTTCAAGGATGGTGTCATGAGAAAGGCGAGATTTTGTTGGTGTATGATTTGATGCCTAATGGTAGTTTGGATAAGGCTTTGTTCGAGGCTAGAACGCCTCTTCCGTGGCCTCACCGCCGAAAGATTTTATTGGGTGTGGCGTCCGCTTTGGCTTACTTGCATCAAGAGTGTGAAAATCAGGTAATTCATAGAGATATTAAGACTAGTAACATAATGTTGGACGAAGGGTTCAATGCGCGTTTGGGAGATTTTGGATTAGCAAGGCAAACTGAGCATGACAAATCTCCGGATGCGACGGTGGCTGCTGGAACAATGGGGTATCTAGCACCCGAGTATCTCCTTACAGGTAAAGCCACCGACAAAACCGACGTGTTTAGTTATGGTGCTGTGGTTCTTGAGGTGGCTAGTGGGAGGAGACCAATAGAGAAAGATGCTGCTGGTGTTGGCAAGGTTGGAGTGAGTAGCAATTTGGTGGAATGGGTTTGGAGTTTACACAGGGAAGGAAGGTTGTTAGCGGCAGTTGATCCAAGGCTTGAGGGCGAGTTCGATGAAGCGGGGATGACAAGGGTACTCTTGGTTGGGTTAGCTTGCTCACACCCTGATCCTTTGGCTAGACCAACAATGAGAAGCGTGGTTCAGATGCTAGGAGGTGAAGCTGAAGTGCCAATTGTACCGAGAACGAAGCCTTCTACGGGTCTCAGTACTTCACACTCTCACCTCTTAATGAGCTTGCAAGATAGTGTATCTGACTGTGATGGTATACTCACCATCTCTACTTCCACATCAGAGAACAGCTTCAACGGTGGAGATATAGTCTGA